One window from the genome of Macaca fascicularis isolate 582-1 chromosome 7, T2T-MFA8v1.1 encodes:
- the NRDE2 gene encoding nuclear exosome regulator NRDE2 isoform X3 gives MNIDGAAISSKTEPPSSEPISFIPVKDLEDAAPVTTWLNPLGIYDQSTTQWLQGQGPPEQESKQPDTQPDSESAALKAKVEEFNRRVRENPRDTQLWMAFVAFQDEVMKSPGLYAIEEGEQEKRKRSLKLILEKKLAILERAIESNQSSVDLKLAKLKLCTEFWEPSTLVKEWQKLIFLHPNNTALWQKYLLFCQSQFSTFSISKIHSLYGKCLSTLSAVKDGSILSHPALPGTEEAMFALFLQQCHFLRQAGHSEKAVSLFQAMVDFTFFKPDSVKDLPTKGQVEFFEPFWDSGEPRAGEKGARGWKAWMHQQERGGWVVINPDEDDDEPEEDDQEIKDKTLPRWQIWLAAERSRDQRHWRPWRPDKTKKQTEEDCEDPERQVLFDDIGQSLIRLSSHNLQFQLVEAFLQFLGVPSGLTPPASCLYLAMDENSIFDNGLYDEKPLTFFNPSFSGASCVGRMDRLGCPRWTRGQNREGEEFIRNVFHLVMPLFSGKEKSQLCFSWLQYEIAKVIWCLHTKNKKRLKSQGKNCKKLAKNLLKEPENRNNFCLWKQYAHLEWLLGNTEDARKVFDTALGMAGSRELKDSDLCELSLLYAELEVELSPEVRGAATARAVHILTKLTESSPCGPYTGQVLAVHILKARKAYEHALQDCLGDSCVSDPAPTDSCSRLISLAKCFMLFQYLTTGIDAAVRIYEQVFAKLNSYVFPEGSGEGDSASSQSWTSVLEAITLMHTSLLRFHMKVSVYPLAPLREVLSQALKLYPGNQVLWRSYVQIQNKSHSASKTRRFFDTITRSAKALEPWLFAIEAEKLRKRLVETVQRLDGREIHATIPETGLTHRIQALFENAMRSDSGSQCPLLWRMYLNFLVSLGNKERSKGVFYKALQNCPWAKVLYLDAVEYFPDEMQEILDLMTEKELRVRLPLEELELLLED, from the exons ATGAACATTGACGGAGCTGCCATCAGCAGTAAAACTGAACCTCCCTCATCTGAGCCCATCTCCTTTATACCAGTGAAGGACTTGGAAGATGCGGCTCCTGTTACAACCTGGTTGAATCCTCTGGGGATTTATGATCAGTCAACCACACAGTGGCTACAAGGACAGGGTCCTCCAGAGCAGGAATCAAAGCAGCCAGACACACAGCCAGACAGCGAGAGTGCGGCTCTCAAGGCCAAGGTGGAGGAGTTTAACAGGCGGGTGCGGGAGAATCCTCGGGATACGCAGCTGTGGATGGCCTTCGTTGCTTTTCAG gaCGAAGTCATGAAAAGTCCTGGCCTGTATGCCATCGAGGAAGGAGAGCAGGAAAAGCGAAAGAGGTCCCTGAAGCTCATTCTGGAGAAGAAGCTGGCCATTCTGGAGCGGGCCATTGAGAGCAACCAGAGCAGTGTGGATCTGAAACTGGCCAAGCTGAAGCTCTGCACAGAGTTCTGGGAGCCCTCCACTCTGGTCAAAGAGTGGCAGAAACTGATATTTTTGCATCCCAATAATACAGCCCTTTGGCAGAAATACCTTTTATTTTGCCAGAGCCAGTTTAGTACCTTTTCGATATCAAAAATTCACAGTCTTTATGGAAAATGCTTGAGCACTTTGTCTGCTGTTAAGGACGGCAGCATCTTATCTCACCCTGCGTTGCCTGGCACGGAGGAGGCCATGTTTG CACTCTTCCTTCAGCAGTGCCACTTTCTGCGGCAGGCCGGCCACTCTGAGAAGGCCGTCTCATTGTTCCAGGCCATGGTGGACTTCACCTTCTTCAAACCTGACAGCGTGAAAGATCTGCCTACCAAAGGACAG GTGGAATTCTTTGAGCCCTTTTGGGACAGTGGAGAGCCCCGGGCTGGGGAGAAAGGAGCCCGAGGCTGGAAGGCATGGATGCACCAGCAGGAACGAGGTGGCTGGGTGGTCATCAACCCAG ATGAGGATGACGATGAACCAGAAGAGGATGACCAGGAAATAAAAGATAAGACTCTGCCCCGGTGGCAGATCTGGCTTGCTGCTGAGCGTTCCCGAGACCAGAGGCACTGGCGGCCCTGGCGCCCTGATAAGACCAAGAAGCAAACTGAGGAAGACTGTGAGGATCCCGAGAGACAG GTGTTGTTTGATGATATTGGGCAGTCTTTGATCAGACTTTCCAGCCACAATCTTCAGTTCCAGCTGGTGGAGGCCTTCCTGCAGTTCTTGGGTGTGCCTTCTGGCCTTACTCCTCCAGCCTCCTGTCTTTATCTGGCTATGGATGAGAACAGCATCTTTGATAATGGACTTTACGATGAAAAGCCCTTGACCTTTTTCAACCCCTCGTTTTCCGGGGCTAGCTGTGTTGGCCGCATGGATCGGTTGGGCTGTCCTCGCTGGACCAGGGGTCAGAACCGAGAGGGCGAGGAGTTCATCCGCAATGTCTTCCACCTTGTCATGCCTTTGTTTTCAGGCAAAGAGAAGTCCCAGCTCTGCTTCTCCTGGTTACAGTATGAGATTGCAAAG GTAATTTGGTGTCTGCACACTAAAAACAAGAAGAGATTAAAGTCACAAGGGAAGAActgcaaaaaactagccaagaATCTCCTTAAGGAGCCAGAAAACCGCAACAACTTTTGCCTCTGGAAGCAGTATGCACATCTAGAGTGGTTGCTTGGCAACACGGAGGATGCCAGAAAAGTTTTTGACACAGCACTCGGCATGGCAGGAAGCAGAGAACTGAAAGACTCCGACCTCTGTGAGCTCAGTCTGCTCTATGCTGAGCTGGAGGTGGAGCTGTCGCCGGAAGTGAGAGGGGCTGCCACGGCCCGAGCTGTTCACATATTAACCAAGCTGACTGAGAGCAGCCCCTGTGGGCCCTACACTGGACAGGTGTTGGCTGTTCACATTCTGAAAGCGCGAAAGGCTTATGAGCACGCGCTGCAGGACTGTTTGGGTGACAGCTGTGTCTCCGATCCAGCTCCCACCGATTCCTGTAGCCGCCTAATTAGCTTGGCTAAATGCTTCATGCTCTTCCAGTATTTGACCACAGGGATTGATGCTGCTGTGCGGATATATGAACAGGTATTTGCAAAACTGAACAGTTATGTTTTCCCAGAAGGCTCTGGCGAGGGGGACAGTGCGAGCTCCCAGAGTTGGACCAGTGTTCTCGAAGCCATCACACTGATGCACACGAGCCTGCTGAGGTTCCACATGAAAGTGAGTGTCTACCCGCTGGCCCCTCTGCGAGAGGTGCTCTCACAGGCTTTAAAGTTGTATCCGGGCAACCAGGTTCTTTGGAGGTCCTATGTACAGATTCAGAATAAGTCCCACAGTGCCAGCAAGACCAGGAGATTTTTTGACACAATCACCAGGTCTGCCAAAGCCTTGGAGCCTTGGTTGTTTGCAATTGAAGCTGAGAAACTGAGGAAGAGACTGGTGGAAACTGTCCAGAG GTTAGACGGTAGAGAGATCCACGCCACAATTCCTGAGACCGGCTTAACGCATCGGATCCAAGCCCTGTTTGAAAACGCCATGCGCAGCGACAGTGGCAGCCAGTGCCCCTTGCTGTGGAGGATGTATTTGAACTTTCTG GTTTCCttaggaaataaagaaagaagcaaaggtGTATTCTACAAAGCGCTTCAGAACTGCCCTTGGGCAAAG GTGTTATACCTGGACGCCGTGGAGTACTTCCCCGACGAGATGCAGGAGATCCTGGACCTGATGACTGAGAAGGAGCTCCGGGTGCGCCTGCCGCTGGAGGAGCTGGAGCTGCTGCTGGAGGATTAG
- the NRDE2 gene encoding nuclear exosome regulator NRDE2 isoform X2, which produces MYSLPEKVTWKNYLFPHRQGLQYYQGNNAAADTGHRFVWLEDIQAVTGETFRTDKKPDPANWEYKSLYRGDIARYKRKGDSCLGINPKKQCISWEGTSTEKKHSRKQVERYFTKKSVGLMNIDGAAISSKTEPPSSEPISFIPVKDLEDAAPVTTWLNPLGIYDQSTTQWLQGQGPPEQESKQPDTQPDSESAALKAKVEEFNRRVRENPRDTQLWMAFVAFQDEVMKSPGLYAIEEGEQEKRKRSLKLILEKKLAILERAIESNQSSVDLKLAKLKLCTEFWEPSTLVKEWQKLIFLHPNNTALWQKYLLFCQSQFSTFSISKIHSLYGKCLSTLSAVKDGSILSHPALPGTEEAMFALFLQQCHFLRQAGHSEKAVSLFQAMVDFTFFKPDSVKDLPTKGQVEFFEPFWDSGEPRAGEKGARGWKAWMHQQERGGWVVINPDEDDDEPEEDDQEIKDKTLPRWQIWLAAERSRDQRHWRPWRPDKTKKQTEEDCEDPERQVLFDDIGQSLIRLSSHNLQFQLVEAFLQFLGVPSGLTPPASCLYLAMDENSIFDNGLYDEKPLTFFNPSFSGASCVGRMDRLGCPRWTRGQNREGEEFIRNVFHLVMPLFSGKEKSQLCFSWLQYEIAKVIWCLHTKNKKRLKSQGKNCKKLAKNLLKEPENRNNFCLWKQYAHLEWLLGNTEDARKVFDTALGMAGSRELKDSDLCELSLLYAELEVELSPEVRGAATARAVHILTKLTESSPCGPYTGQVLAVHILKARKAYEHALQDCLGDSCVSDPAPTDSCSRLISLAKCFMLFQYLTTGIDAAVRIYEQVFAKLNSYVFPEGSGEGDSASSQSWTSVLEAITLMHTSLLRFHMKVSVYPLAPLREVLSQALKLYPGNQVLWRSYVQIQNKSHSASKTRRFFDTITRSAKALEPWLFAIEAEKLRKRLVETVQRLDGREIHATIPETGLTHRIQALFENAMRSDSGSQCPLLWRMYLNFLVSLGNKERSKGVFYKALQNCPWAKVLYLDAVEYFPDEMQEILDLMTEKELRVRLPLEELELLLED; this is translated from the exons ATGTATTCTCTTCCTGAGAAGGTGACCTGGAAGAATTATTTATTTCCACATAGACAAGGACTGCAATACTA TCAAGGAAATAATGCTGCAGCTGATACTGGACATCGCTTTGTTTGGCTTGAGGACATTCAGGCTGTGACGGGAGAAACCTTCAGAACAGATAAGAAACCAGATCCTGCGAACTGGGAGTACAAGTCTCTCTACCGAGGGGATATAGCAAG ATACAAGAGGAAAGGAGACTCCTGCCTTGGCATTAACCCTAAGAAGCAGTGCATATCTTGGGAAGGGACTTCCACAGAGAAGAAGCATTCACGCAAGCAGGTTGAACGCTATTTTACTAAGAAGAGTGTGGGATTAATGAACATTGACGGAGCTGCCATCAGCAGTAAAACTGAACCTCCCTCATCTGAGCCCATCTCCTTTATACCAGTGAAGGACTTGGAAGATGCGGCTCCTGTTACAACCTGGTTGAATCCTCTGGGGATTTATGATCAGTCAACCACACAGTGGCTACAAGGACAGGGTCCTCCAGAGCAGGAATCAAAGCAGCCAGACACACAGCCAGACAGCGAGAGTGCGGCTCTCAAGGCCAAGGTGGAGGAGTTTAACAGGCGGGTGCGGGAGAATCCTCGGGATACGCAGCTGTGGATGGCCTTCGTTGCTTTTCAG gaCGAAGTCATGAAAAGTCCTGGCCTGTATGCCATCGAGGAAGGAGAGCAGGAAAAGCGAAAGAGGTCCCTGAAGCTCATTCTGGAGAAGAAGCTGGCCATTCTGGAGCGGGCCATTGAGAGCAACCAGAGCAGTGTGGATCTGAAACTGGCCAAGCTGAAGCTCTGCACAGAGTTCTGGGAGCCCTCCACTCTGGTCAAAGAGTGGCAGAAACTGATATTTTTGCATCCCAATAATACAGCCCTTTGGCAGAAATACCTTTTATTTTGCCAGAGCCAGTTTAGTACCTTTTCGATATCAAAAATTCACAGTCTTTATGGAAAATGCTTGAGCACTTTGTCTGCTGTTAAGGACGGCAGCATCTTATCTCACCCTGCGTTGCCTGGCACGGAGGAGGCCATGTTTG CACTCTTCCTTCAGCAGTGCCACTTTCTGCGGCAGGCCGGCCACTCTGAGAAGGCCGTCTCATTGTTCCAGGCCATGGTGGACTTCACCTTCTTCAAACCTGACAGCGTGAAAGATCTGCCTACCAAAGGACAG GTGGAATTCTTTGAGCCCTTTTGGGACAGTGGAGAGCCCCGGGCTGGGGAGAAAGGAGCCCGAGGCTGGAAGGCATGGATGCACCAGCAGGAACGAGGTGGCTGGGTGGTCATCAACCCAG ATGAGGATGACGATGAACCAGAAGAGGATGACCAGGAAATAAAAGATAAGACTCTGCCCCGGTGGCAGATCTGGCTTGCTGCTGAGCGTTCCCGAGACCAGAGGCACTGGCGGCCCTGGCGCCCTGATAAGACCAAGAAGCAAACTGAGGAAGACTGTGAGGATCCCGAGAGACAG GTGTTGTTTGATGATATTGGGCAGTCTTTGATCAGACTTTCCAGCCACAATCTTCAGTTCCAGCTGGTGGAGGCCTTCCTGCAGTTCTTGGGTGTGCCTTCTGGCCTTACTCCTCCAGCCTCCTGTCTTTATCTGGCTATGGATGAGAACAGCATCTTTGATAATGGACTTTACGATGAAAAGCCCTTGACCTTTTTCAACCCCTCGTTTTCCGGGGCTAGCTGTGTTGGCCGCATGGATCGGTTGGGCTGTCCTCGCTGGACCAGGGGTCAGAACCGAGAGGGCGAGGAGTTCATCCGCAATGTCTTCCACCTTGTCATGCCTTTGTTTTCAGGCAAAGAGAAGTCCCAGCTCTGCTTCTCCTGGTTACAGTATGAGATTGCAAAG GTAATTTGGTGTCTGCACACTAAAAACAAGAAGAGATTAAAGTCACAAGGGAAGAActgcaaaaaactagccaagaATCTCCTTAAGGAGCCAGAAAACCGCAACAACTTTTGCCTCTGGAAGCAGTATGCACATCTAGAGTGGTTGCTTGGCAACACGGAGGATGCCAGAAAAGTTTTTGACACAGCACTCGGCATGGCAGGAAGCAGAGAACTGAAAGACTCCGACCTCTGTGAGCTCAGTCTGCTCTATGCTGAGCTGGAGGTGGAGCTGTCGCCGGAAGTGAGAGGGGCTGCCACGGCCCGAGCTGTTCACATATTAACCAAGCTGACTGAGAGCAGCCCCTGTGGGCCCTACACTGGACAGGTGTTGGCTGTTCACATTCTGAAAGCGCGAAAGGCTTATGAGCACGCGCTGCAGGACTGTTTGGGTGACAGCTGTGTCTCCGATCCAGCTCCCACCGATTCCTGTAGCCGCCTAATTAGCTTGGCTAAATGCTTCATGCTCTTCCAGTATTTGACCACAGGGATTGATGCTGCTGTGCGGATATATGAACAGGTATTTGCAAAACTGAACAGTTATGTTTTCCCAGAAGGCTCTGGCGAGGGGGACAGTGCGAGCTCCCAGAGTTGGACCAGTGTTCTCGAAGCCATCACACTGATGCACACGAGCCTGCTGAGGTTCCACATGAAAGTGAGTGTCTACCCGCTGGCCCCTCTGCGAGAGGTGCTCTCACAGGCTTTAAAGTTGTATCCGGGCAACCAGGTTCTTTGGAGGTCCTATGTACAGATTCAGAATAAGTCCCACAGTGCCAGCAAGACCAGGAGATTTTTTGACACAATCACCAGGTCTGCCAAAGCCTTGGAGCCTTGGTTGTTTGCAATTGAAGCTGAGAAACTGAGGAAGAGACTGGTGGAAACTGTCCAGAG GTTAGACGGTAGAGAGATCCACGCCACAATTCCTGAGACCGGCTTAACGCATCGGATCCAAGCCCTGTTTGAAAACGCCATGCGCAGCGACAGTGGCAGCCAGTGCCCCTTGCTGTGGAGGATGTATTTGAACTTTCTG GTTTCCttaggaaataaagaaagaagcaaaggtGTATTCTACAAAGCGCTTCAGAACTGCCCTTGGGCAAAG GTGTTATACCTGGACGCCGTGGAGTACTTCCCCGACGAGATGCAGGAGATCCTGGACCTGATGACTGAGAAGGAGCTCCGGGTGCGCCTGCCGCTGGAGGAGCTGGAGCTGCTGCTGGAGGATTAG
- the NRDE2 gene encoding nuclear exosome regulator NRDE2 isoform X1: protein MALFPAFAGISEAPDSGSSRKELDWLSNPSFCVGSITSLSQQTEAAPAHVSEGSPLTRSPLKSEPSDESDTDKKLKQISRKKKKEKKKKRKHQHHKKTKRKHGQSSSSRSETDTDSEKDKPSRGVVGSKRESEKPNQGNNAAADTGHRFVWLEDIQAVTGETFRTDKKPDPANWEYKSLYRGDIARYKRKGDSCLGINPKKQCISWEGTSTEKKHSRKQVERYFTKKSVGLMNIDGAAISSKTEPPSSEPISFIPVKDLEDAAPVTTWLNPLGIYDQSTTQWLQGQGPPEQESKQPDTQPDSESAALKAKVEEFNRRVRENPRDTQLWMAFVAFQDEVMKSPGLYAIEEGEQEKRKRSLKLILEKKLAILERAIESNQSSVDLKLAKLKLCTEFWEPSTLVKEWQKLIFLHPNNTALWQKYLLFCQSQFSTFSISKIHSLYGKCLSTLSAVKDGSILSHPALPGTEEAMFALFLQQCHFLRQAGHSEKAVSLFQAMVDFTFFKPDSVKDLPTKGQVEFFEPFWDSGEPRAGEKGARGWKAWMHQQERGGWVVINPDEDDDEPEEDDQEIKDKTLPRWQIWLAAERSRDQRHWRPWRPDKTKKQTEEDCEDPERQVLFDDIGQSLIRLSSHNLQFQLVEAFLQFLGVPSGLTPPASCLYLAMDENSIFDNGLYDEKPLTFFNPSFSGASCVGRMDRLGCPRWTRGQNREGEEFIRNVFHLVMPLFSGKEKSQLCFSWLQYEIAKVIWCLHTKNKKRLKSQGKNCKKLAKNLLKEPENRNNFCLWKQYAHLEWLLGNTEDARKVFDTALGMAGSRELKDSDLCELSLLYAELEVELSPEVRGAATARAVHILTKLTESSPCGPYTGQVLAVHILKARKAYEHALQDCLGDSCVSDPAPTDSCSRLISLAKCFMLFQYLTTGIDAAVRIYEQVFAKLNSYVFPEGSGEGDSASSQSWTSVLEAITLMHTSLLRFHMKVSVYPLAPLREVLSQALKLYPGNQVLWRSYVQIQNKSHSASKTRRFFDTITRSAKALEPWLFAIEAEKLRKRLVETVQRLDGREIHATIPETGLTHRIQALFENAMRSDSGSQCPLLWRMYLNFLVSLGNKERSKGVFYKALQNCPWAKVLYLDAVEYFPDEMQEILDLMTEKELRVRLPLEELELLLED from the exons AGTTAGACTGGCTGAGCAACCCAAGCTTTTGTGTTGGATCCATAACGTCCCTGAGCCAACAGACTGAAGCAGCCCCAGCCCATGTTTCTGAAGGGTCACCGCTGACGAG GAGTCCTCTGAAATCAGAGCCCTCGGATGAAAGTGACACTGACAAAAAGCTCAaacaaataagcagaaaaaagaagaaagagaaaaagaaaaaaaggaagcatcagcatcataagaaaacaaagaggaagCATGGGCAGTCGAGTAGCAGCAGGTCTGAGACAGACACCGATTCTGAAAAGGACAAACCTTCCAGAGGCGTCGTAGGCAGTAAAAGGGAATCTGAGAAACCGAA TCAAGGAAATAATGCTGCAGCTGATACTGGACATCGCTTTGTTTGGCTTGAGGACATTCAGGCTGTGACGGGAGAAACCTTCAGAACAGATAAGAAACCAGATCCTGCGAACTGGGAGTACAAGTCTCTCTACCGAGGGGATATAGCAAG ATACAAGAGGAAAGGAGACTCCTGCCTTGGCATTAACCCTAAGAAGCAGTGCATATCTTGGGAAGGGACTTCCACAGAGAAGAAGCATTCACGCAAGCAGGTTGAACGCTATTTTACTAAGAAGAGTGTGGGATTAATGAACATTGACGGAGCTGCCATCAGCAGTAAAACTGAACCTCCCTCATCTGAGCCCATCTCCTTTATACCAGTGAAGGACTTGGAAGATGCGGCTCCTGTTACAACCTGGTTGAATCCTCTGGGGATTTATGATCAGTCAACCACACAGTGGCTACAAGGACAGGGTCCTCCAGAGCAGGAATCAAAGCAGCCAGACACACAGCCAGACAGCGAGAGTGCGGCTCTCAAGGCCAAGGTGGAGGAGTTTAACAGGCGGGTGCGGGAGAATCCTCGGGATACGCAGCTGTGGATGGCCTTCGTTGCTTTTCAG gaCGAAGTCATGAAAAGTCCTGGCCTGTATGCCATCGAGGAAGGAGAGCAGGAAAAGCGAAAGAGGTCCCTGAAGCTCATTCTGGAGAAGAAGCTGGCCATTCTGGAGCGGGCCATTGAGAGCAACCAGAGCAGTGTGGATCTGAAACTGGCCAAGCTGAAGCTCTGCACAGAGTTCTGGGAGCCCTCCACTCTGGTCAAAGAGTGGCAGAAACTGATATTTTTGCATCCCAATAATACAGCCCTTTGGCAGAAATACCTTTTATTTTGCCAGAGCCAGTTTAGTACCTTTTCGATATCAAAAATTCACAGTCTTTATGGAAAATGCTTGAGCACTTTGTCTGCTGTTAAGGACGGCAGCATCTTATCTCACCCTGCGTTGCCTGGCACGGAGGAGGCCATGTTTG CACTCTTCCTTCAGCAGTGCCACTTTCTGCGGCAGGCCGGCCACTCTGAGAAGGCCGTCTCATTGTTCCAGGCCATGGTGGACTTCACCTTCTTCAAACCTGACAGCGTGAAAGATCTGCCTACCAAAGGACAG GTGGAATTCTTTGAGCCCTTTTGGGACAGTGGAGAGCCCCGGGCTGGGGAGAAAGGAGCCCGAGGCTGGAAGGCATGGATGCACCAGCAGGAACGAGGTGGCTGGGTGGTCATCAACCCAG ATGAGGATGACGATGAACCAGAAGAGGATGACCAGGAAATAAAAGATAAGACTCTGCCCCGGTGGCAGATCTGGCTTGCTGCTGAGCGTTCCCGAGACCAGAGGCACTGGCGGCCCTGGCGCCCTGATAAGACCAAGAAGCAAACTGAGGAAGACTGTGAGGATCCCGAGAGACAG GTGTTGTTTGATGATATTGGGCAGTCTTTGATCAGACTTTCCAGCCACAATCTTCAGTTCCAGCTGGTGGAGGCCTTCCTGCAGTTCTTGGGTGTGCCTTCTGGCCTTACTCCTCCAGCCTCCTGTCTTTATCTGGCTATGGATGAGAACAGCATCTTTGATAATGGACTTTACGATGAAAAGCCCTTGACCTTTTTCAACCCCTCGTTTTCCGGGGCTAGCTGTGTTGGCCGCATGGATCGGTTGGGCTGTCCTCGCTGGACCAGGGGTCAGAACCGAGAGGGCGAGGAGTTCATCCGCAATGTCTTCCACCTTGTCATGCCTTTGTTTTCAGGCAAAGAGAAGTCCCAGCTCTGCTTCTCCTGGTTACAGTATGAGATTGCAAAG GTAATTTGGTGTCTGCACACTAAAAACAAGAAGAGATTAAAGTCACAAGGGAAGAActgcaaaaaactagccaagaATCTCCTTAAGGAGCCAGAAAACCGCAACAACTTTTGCCTCTGGAAGCAGTATGCACATCTAGAGTGGTTGCTTGGCAACACGGAGGATGCCAGAAAAGTTTTTGACACAGCACTCGGCATGGCAGGAAGCAGAGAACTGAAAGACTCCGACCTCTGTGAGCTCAGTCTGCTCTATGCTGAGCTGGAGGTGGAGCTGTCGCCGGAAGTGAGAGGGGCTGCCACGGCCCGAGCTGTTCACATATTAACCAAGCTGACTGAGAGCAGCCCCTGTGGGCCCTACACTGGACAGGTGTTGGCTGTTCACATTCTGAAAGCGCGAAAGGCTTATGAGCACGCGCTGCAGGACTGTTTGGGTGACAGCTGTGTCTCCGATCCAGCTCCCACCGATTCCTGTAGCCGCCTAATTAGCTTGGCTAAATGCTTCATGCTCTTCCAGTATTTGACCACAGGGATTGATGCTGCTGTGCGGATATATGAACAGGTATTTGCAAAACTGAACAGTTATGTTTTCCCAGAAGGCTCTGGCGAGGGGGACAGTGCGAGCTCCCAGAGTTGGACCAGTGTTCTCGAAGCCATCACACTGATGCACACGAGCCTGCTGAGGTTCCACATGAAAGTGAGTGTCTACCCGCTGGCCCCTCTGCGAGAGGTGCTCTCACAGGCTTTAAAGTTGTATCCGGGCAACCAGGTTCTTTGGAGGTCCTATGTACAGATTCAGAATAAGTCCCACAGTGCCAGCAAGACCAGGAGATTTTTTGACACAATCACCAGGTCTGCCAAAGCCTTGGAGCCTTGGTTGTTTGCAATTGAAGCTGAGAAACTGAGGAAGAGACTGGTGGAAACTGTCCAGAG GTTAGACGGTAGAGAGATCCACGCCACAATTCCTGAGACCGGCTTAACGCATCGGATCCAAGCCCTGTTTGAAAACGCCATGCGCAGCGACAGTGGCAGCCAGTGCCCCTTGCTGTGGAGGATGTATTTGAACTTTCTG GTTTCCttaggaaataaagaaagaagcaaaggtGTATTCTACAAAGCGCTTCAGAACTGCCCTTGGGCAAAG GTGTTATACCTGGACGCCGTGGAGTACTTCCCCGACGAGATGCAGGAGATCCTGGACCTGATGACTGAGAAGGAGCTCCGGGTGCGCCTGCCGCTGGAGGAGCTGGAGCTGCTGCTGGAGGATTAG